The following are encoded together in the Salinibacter grassmerensis genome:
- a CDS encoding FxsA family protein produces the protein MLGRLILLFLLTPAVELALLIQVDQLIGFWATIALIIVTGIVGSHLARREGLSTWGRLNRRLQAGDLPGEELADGIIILVAGALLITPGILTDVVGFSGLIPFTRTRLRNVLMRWFRRKVDQGTMQVQFGMFGGSTASGSKGANVPPRSPGGPRRSTPDDTWEGRPQDRPNHVDEPQEDGSGGAPSSS, from the coding sequence ATGCTTGGTCGCCTGATTCTGCTCTTCTTACTCACGCCCGCGGTGGAGTTGGCCCTTCTCATCCAGGTGGACCAGCTTATCGGGTTCTGGGCCACGATCGCGCTGATTATCGTGACCGGCATCGTGGGAAGTCATCTGGCCCGCCGAGAGGGGCTGTCGACGTGGGGGCGTCTCAACCGCCGGCTGCAGGCCGGAGACCTGCCCGGAGAAGAGCTTGCCGACGGTATCATCATCCTAGTGGCGGGCGCACTGCTCATTACGCCCGGCATTCTGACCGACGTGGTCGGCTTCTCCGGACTGATTCCCTTCACGCGCACCCGCCTCCGCAACGTACTGATGCGCTGGTTTCGGCGAAAGGTCGACCAGGGCACCATGCAGGTACAGTTTGGCATGTTCGGGGGCTCCACCGCCTCTGGTTCCAAAGGGGCAAATGTCCCCCCCCGGTCGCCCGGTGGCCCCCGCCGGTCCACGCCGGACGATACGTGGGAGGGGCGGCCTCAGGATCGGCCCAACCACGTGGACGAGCCGCAGGAAGACGGGAGCGGAGGCGCACCGTCTTCCTCCTAA